The genomic DNA TTTGGGGGTGGAAAGGTGAAGAAGATAAGCTTTGATGAGATACTCAACATTTACGAATATGAGAAGGTAAGAGAAGACAAGAAGAGAGAAATTATAGAGCTGAAAAAGAACAGAAGGGTTTTTTTGGGTGATCTCATCCATCTCGTTTTTGAAAACAGAGAAACGGTGTGGTTTCAAATACAGGAGATGATCAGGGCTGAGAGGATGGTCAAAGATGAAGACATAATGCAGGAGATAGAAGTTTATAACGAACTTATACCTGAAGAGAACCAGCTTTCGGTCACCATGTTTGTTGAGATACCAGATGAAGAGGAGAGAAAAAAGCTCTTGCCTAATCTGGTTGGTATACATGACCATCTGTACCTCCACATAGGTAACAAACACACAGTTAGAGCAGTGGCTGATGAGAGAAGTAAAGAAGATTACGAATATGGAAAAGCAGCGGTTGTACATTTTTTAAAGTTCAACCTAACAAAAGAGCAGGTGGATGATCTTAAAACATTACCTCTAAAACTGGAGATAAACCATCCCAATTATAAAGCTATGGCGGACATTCCGGAAAATGTAAAGAAAGAGCTTATAAGAGACTTAGAAAGCTGAGATCACTTTACCTCTTCCATTATTTCCATCATAAGCCTTTCCACTTCCTCCGCAATGTTCTTTGCCTCTGGCATGTTAAACATCTCAAGCAAAGTGGTGGGAGCGATGGTACTCATAATCCTTTTATGCCCTTGATCAATTATAGCTATCCTACATGGCATGGCTGTTGAAACATAAGGATTCTTTTGAAGCATTATACTTGCGTGCTTAGGTGAGCAAATTTCAATGATCAGACATTCATAGTTTATAGGGACACCCTTACTTTCCAGTGTCTTTGTAACTTCATGAACAGCCATCACGCCGAAATTTTTAGCTTTGGCGGTTTCTTCAATCCCTTTTCTGAGATCTTCCACGCTCTTTGTACTTTCCACATTTATAAGCATTTCAATACCCCCTTCTAAAGTATTGGATAAGCTCTATATATATTATACCAAGCGCGTTATCTATAGCTTGCCTTCTTGGAAGATCACCTAGACCTCCCGTCGGTAGACTGTAAGGTACTGTAAAGGAAAAATCTTTTTCCCCCTTGATATCTTTGAGAGCTACTGTCAGCGTGATGTTATAAGCGCTCACCCTCTGATAAGGCGTATAAGCTATAGGTATCTCCTTAAGATCCTTCACCATGGGAACGATGGCGATTGCATCCTTTCCACAACCTACCTTATGCCCACTTTCTAAAATTGCATTTTCTATATTTCTACGCAGCGCATAGCTCAAGTATGGTTCTTTATAAGGGTTTTCAACGGGTTTTATACAGAACTCCAAAGAGAAAACCAAACTTACCCAAAGAAGGAGGAGTATCATGTGATATAATTTTAATGTAATAAGTAGACATAAGGAGGTAAGTTATAATGGCTAAGGTAAAGATGAAAAGTAACAGATCAGCAAAGAAGAGGTTTAAAATAACCGCTAAGGGCAAGATAAAGAGATGGCGTGCAGGTGGTTCTCACTACAATACTAAGAAGGCAAAGGATAGAAAGAGAAGATTGAGAAAGCCCACCCTTGTAGGTAGCGGTTGGGAAGACAAAGTTAGAGGACTTTTAAAGGAATGACAGAGTACGAGAAAATACCTGTTCTTAAAAAAGGTGTAATTTTGAAGGAGGTTGCAAATAGGAAGCTCCTTCTTATACCTGAAGGATATATAGAACTGGATGATGTATCTTGGGATATACTTAGAAGATGTGATGGGGTTAAAAAGTTAGGCGATATTCTTGAAGAGCTAAAAAATTCTTACGTAGGCGATCCTAAGAGTATTGAGGAAGATACTATACAGCTCCTTATGGAGCTTAAGAACGATCGTCTTCTGGACTTTATTCCTTGATAAAAAGCGCGAGAATTATAAATACGAGAAGTACACAAAGGAGTGCTACCCACACATTAAGGTACTTATCCAGCAACGCTCCAAGCATAAAACTTAAAGGTTGAGAACCTATGAAGATAGATGTGTAAAGACTCAATATCTTTCCTTTCATCTGCATTGGAGAAGATACTTGTACCTGAGCATTTGCACATGTGTAAAACATGGACAAGCCAAAACCATTTAGGAAAGTGGCTAAACCAAGTAAAGGGTAAAAGTGAGTGGATGCAAACCATAGAGAAATTCCAAAAGCGTATAAAAGTATCCCCAATCTTATGAGGGTATAAATTTTCAGATCTTTCAGAACCAGTAGTGATAAAGAACCGAGTACGGAGCCAACACCTGCCAGAGAAGTTAAGTAACCATAAGTGTGTGGTGGTAGATTCAAAATTTTATATGTGTACTCAGGTAGCAGTACGTAAAAAAACCATCCAAATAAACCTACTATCAGTGCGAGTGCAAAAATGTTCCTCAGATCCCCGTTTTGTATAAGGAAAATTGCTGTGTAGAGAGCGCTGTATGTGGAGGGAGTATTACTTCTAAGCACGTATTTTTTTAAAAAACTCAGAAGGAATACGTTCACAATTAAAAGTATTGCTGACAGTAAAAAACCTAATTCTACACTGGAAAAGGTTACCACTGCACCAAACAGAAAAGGACCAAGAAATCTTGAGAAATTAACTATAGTTGAGTAAAAGGATATGGCATTCTTAAGCTTATCCTTATCGTTTACAAGGTGCGCCATAATGGTTTGCCTCAGCGGGATATCAAGCATCTTCATTATTCCCATAGGTATTACCACGCAAAGTATATTGAACAGTACACTTTCTGTATCATCTTTCGTGATAAGGTAAAGAACAAGAGATAAAATCATCAACGTAAATTGTGTGAATATGAGCATCCTGTATTTATCAAGCCTGTCTATGAGTGTGCCACCCAAAAAGGGTAAGAATATAAGGGGTGCGTATTGTAAAAACTGTACCACGCCTACCTTCAGAGTGGATTCAGCTTTTGAGTATACGTAAAAGTTGAGGGCTGTATTCTGTAACCAGTTACTCGTTTGATATAAGGATAGGCTTATAAAAAAAAGCGTAACAGCCCTATGCATATTAGATGAAAAGCTCCATACCGTCGTAAGCTACAATTACACCTGAACTCAAAACTCGCATGTACTCTCGAGAGGCAGGATCGTTGAGTGGATTCGTATTGTTTATATGCGTGTATATCTTGTATCTCGCTTTGCATTCTTTCAAGATATCAAGACTATCCACTACCGTTATATGCCCTATCTCTTTGGCTCTTTTCCCTTTGGGATCGTATTTTAGGAGTTCTTCTTCCTCCCAAAAAGTTCCGTCAAATATAACACAATCGCTTTTATCCATAAACCTTTTAAGTTCTTCAGTTATGATTCTCACAACCGGAGCGTAAAGCACGCTTTTCCCTTCATTAGACTTTATGAGAAGTGCCACCGTTGTACCTTCTTCTTCTTGCCAGTGGTATGTAGGAGGCTTGCCCGGTACGGAAAGGGGAAACACTTCTAAACCTAATTCTTTCCCTTGCATATCCTTTAAACGATTCCAAACGTTCAGTTCCAAAGTGTACCATTTTACCTTTATTATGCTGTTTGCTTTGAAGTAGTCATTTATAAGTGTCTGCGTGGTTTTCGTTGAATAAAGTGTAAGATAAGCATCCATATGGGTGGTAGGTCCTCTGAAAGTGAACATACCCAGCATGTGATTTATATCCGTATGGGTAAGTATGAGGGATCTCAGGGAAGTCCCTCTCACATTACTCGGACTAAACACGCCGTACTTTGCGATCAGTGAACCTATAACAGGGGGTGCATCTACGAGTATCCAACTATCACTATCTACTGATATGGCTATACAAGATTCTTCCCTTCTTGGAATACTTTCCCTTCTTGCTTTATTACAGTATGGGCAATTGCAGTTCCATTGGGGAAGTCCGCCACCACCTGCAGTGCCTAAGAACAAAATCCTCATGTTTCCCCCAAGAAATTTTAGTCATACGGTGTTTTACCATCATTTTTTAAAACATACTCATAATAAATGGCATCAAGTAAAGACCACAAAAGATCAAGCTTAAAAGATAGTGCCTTTATGCATTCTCTTCGAGCTTCCAATGTATTGGCATACTTTCTCAGTATGTCCAATGTGCCAGAAAGGTCCTCCCTAATTCCCTTTTCCGACAATCTCCACTC from Hydrogenobacter sp. includes the following:
- a CDS encoding DUF3501 family protein, with the protein product MKKISFDEILNIYEYEKVREDKKREIIELKKNRRVFLGDLIHLVFENRETVWFQIQEMIRAERMVKDEDIMQEIEVYNELIPEENQLSVTMFVEIPDEEERKKLLPNLVGIHDHLYLHIGNKHTVRAVADERSKEDYEYGKAAVVHFLKFNLTKEQVDDLKTLPLKLEINHPNYKAMADIPENVKKELIRDLES
- a CDS encoding DUF302 domain-containing protein yields the protein MLINVESTKSVEDLRKGIEETAKAKNFGVMAVHEVTKTLESKGVPINYECLIIEICSPKHASIMLQKNPYVSTAMPCRIAIIDQGHKRIMSTIAPTTLLEMFNMPEAKNIAEEVERLMMEIMEEVK
- the rpmI gene encoding 50S ribosomal protein L35 — translated: MAKVKMKSNRSAKKRFKITAKGKIKRWRAGGSHYNTKKAKDRKRRLRKPTLVGSGWEDKVRGLLKE
- a CDS encoding PqqD family peptide modification chaperone — translated: MTEYEKIPVLKKGVILKEVANRKLLLIPEGYIELDDVSWDILRRCDGVKKLGDILEELKNSYVGDPKSIEEDTIQLLMELKNDRLLDFIP
- a CDS encoding MFS transporter, with product MHRAVTLFFISLSLYQTSNWLQNTALNFYVYSKAESTLKVGVVQFLQYAPLIFLPFLGGTLIDRLDKYRMLIFTQFTLMILSLVLYLITKDDTESVLFNILCVVIPMGIMKMLDIPLRQTIMAHLVNDKDKLKNAISFYSTIVNFSRFLGPFLFGAVVTFSSVELGFLLSAILLIVNVFLLSFLKKYVLRSNTPSTYSALYTAIFLIQNGDLRNIFALALIVGLFGWFFYVLLPEYTYKILNLPPHTYGYLTSLAGVGSVLGSLSLLVLKDLKIYTLIRLGILLYAFGISLWFASTHFYPLLGLATFLNGFGLSMFYTCANAQVQVSSPMQMKGKILSLYTSIFIGSQPLSFMLGALLDKYLNVWVALLCVLLVFIILALFIKE
- a CDS encoding MBL fold metallo-hydrolase, coding for MRILFLGTAGGGGLPQWNCNCPYCNKARRESIPRREESCIAISVDSDSWILVDAPPVIGSLIAKYGVFSPSNVRGTSLRSLILTHTDINHMLGMFTFRGPTTHMDAYLTLYSTKTTQTLINDYFKANSIIKVKWYTLELNVWNRLKDMQGKELGLEVFPLSVPGKPPTYHWQEEEGTTVALLIKSNEGKSVLYAPVVRIITEELKRFMDKSDCVIFDGTFWEEEELLKYDPKGKRAKEIGHITVVDSLDILKECKARYKIYTHINNTNPLNDPASREYMRVLSSGVIVAYDGMELFI